One Zootoca vivipara chromosome 9, rZooViv1.1, whole genome shotgun sequence DNA window includes the following coding sequences:
- the CXXC4 gene encoding CXXC-type zinc finger protein 4, with amino-acid sequence MNTNVCVETGPTAEAPGLPKENHLPDGALNSLVDYNSEMERYRSFATFYKTNGGAFPQAAKIARITTPIFPSAAAAAAARIGMSPWNCDTATAAAATAMLWGSGAGGGGAGVGGPANPAAAVAGGVAARKAAAAAASSAAAAAAAAAAVVSSSVSSSSSVASSLHAAGRSGGAGGSGLHHRGDSQQRLGKPGCAPAEQASLQMANNNFLSTLAPEHCRPLAGECMNKLKCGAAEAEIMNLPERVGTFSAIPALGGISLPPGVIVMTALHSPAAASAAVTDSAFQIANLADCPQSHSSSSSSSSSLGAAGGGGGGGGGGGGGGGGGGGGGAGNPAKKKRKRCGVCVPCKRLINCGVCSSCRNRKTGHQICKFRKCEELKKKPGTSLERTPVPSAEAFRWFF; translated from the coding sequence ATGAACACCAACGTGTGCGTGGAGACGGGGCCCACCGCCGAGGCGCCGGGCCTGCCCAAGGAGAACCACCTGCCCGACGGCGCCCTCAACAGCCTTGTGGATTACAACTCTGAGATGGAGAGGTACCGCTCCTTCGCCACCTTCTACAAGACCAACGGCGGCGCGTTCCCGCAGGCGGCCAAGATCGCGCGCATCACCACCCCGATCTTCCccagcgctgccgccgccgccgccgcgcgcatCGGCATGTCCCCCTGGAACTGCGACACGGCcacggccgccgccgccaccgccatgcTGTGGGGCAGCGgtgcgggcggcggcggcgcgggcgTCGGAGGCCCCGCCAACCCAGCGGCGGCCGTGGCCGGCGGCGTGGCGGCTCGCAAAGCCGCAGCCGccgcggcttcctccgccgctgcagCCGCGGCCGCTGCAGCCGCCGTGGTGTCGTCGTCggtgtcgtcgtcgtcgtcggtCGCCTCGTCGCTGCACGCCGCCGGCAGGAGCGGCGGCGCCGGGGGCAGCGGCCTCCACCACCGCGGCGACTCCCAGCAGCGCCTGGGCAAGCCGGGCTGCGCGCCGGCCGAGCAGGCCTCGTTGCAAATGGCCAACAACAATTTCCTCTCCACCTTGGCGCCCGAGCACTGCAGACCTTTGGCGGGGGAATGCATGAACAAGCTCAAATGCGGCGCCGCCGAAGCGGAGATAATGAATCTCCCCGAGCGCGTGGGGACTTTTTCCGCTATCCCGGCTTTAGGGGGCATCTCATTACCTCCCGGGGTCATCGTCATGACAGCCCTGCACTCCCCCGCCGCAGCCTCCGCAGCCGTCACAGACAGCGCGTTTCAAATTGCCAATCTGGCAGACTGCCCGCAGAGCCATTCCTCCTCctcgtcgtcctcctcctccctgggagccgccggaggaggaggagggggaggcgggggaggaggaggaggcgggggaggcggcggcggaggaggggcaggcaaccctgccaagaagaagaggaaaaggtgCGGGGTGTGCGTGCCCTGCAAGAGGCTCATCAACTGTGGCGTGTGCAGCAGTTGCAGGAACCGCAAAACGGGACACCAGATCTGCAAATTTAGGAAATGTGAAGAGCTAAAGAAAAAACCTGGCACTTCGCTAGAG